Genomic window (Lutra lutra chromosome 17, mLutLut1.2, whole genome shotgun sequence):
GAGGCATGGCAGACTATTCACGATGCCCCCGTGTGTGCAGTGGTTATTAGACGCTGCTCAACCGAGGGGTGCTGTTGGGTAGGCCGGGCTTGGGCATGTCACCTTGGAGCCATGAGGAGGCCGGCTCCGTCAGCAGCTCCCACTGCTGCTGGAGAAGTCACCACCTCTCTCCCAGCGCATGTGTCTTGACTGTGCCCGGCCAGAAGGCACGACTGTAGGGGCCTTTGGGGCTCGGGTGGTTGGGGCGGGGCAGGGCTTCAGTCAGAGTCAGAGTCGGAATTCTCttctgaaagcaaagaaaaggggATGCTTGGCAGGAGTTTGTAGGCCAGTGGGGCCTGGAGGCTGTTTCTGGGGAGACTGCCTGGGTttctggctgttggctggagcCCCAGGCTCAGACCCCTCCTGCGTGGACTGTGCTGTTGGTGGTGGCAGCTTGGCAGGAGGtctggcctggggcctgggacccAACCCTGCTGGGGCAGCTGCTGTCACCTCCAGGACGTGGAcacatggagccgggagcccacaTGCTCCTGCTCCAGGCCCTCCCCAGTCTCCCCTGGGCCGTGAGTGGGCTGGGGCTGTCAGCATGAAAACTCACCAAACTCAACCCTACCATGCAATtcagcagggcagggtggggtcaGCTCTTTTCTGGcacaagaaagtaaaatatactaGAAAATCAGGAAGCTGCTTTTTAGCCATCTTATAGAGTCCCCTTTGCCCCCAGTCTTAATTTTATGTGGTAACCAGACACATTTTATGACATTAAGGGCCTATTTAAAGTTTGAGTCAAGGGTTCCTGAAGTCCAATATTGAAGAGTACTTTCTAGAGTCTTCTGGAACCCCCACTCCAGGAAGGAAAAGCACCCAAGTCGCTAACCCTCCAGCCTCAGCCCCAGTGCCAGTTGCTAATTTCAGGGAGGGATACCCCTTCACCGGCCAACTCTGTCTCTTGAGCCCCAGTCTGTCCTCACACTGTTGCCGGGTCATGGATTAGCTCCGAGAGCCTCTGTAAACCCTGACTCCCTTGGCCCTGTCCCGAGGGTTAGACTGGTCTGATTTTGTGGGCTTGCTGTATTCTAACACATAAGCTAGGAATCAttttacatcaaaaaaaaaaaaaatcatacgtCCATCTCCAAGTCTCAAAGCCCACAATACTCAAACACATGTCTCCACTGTCACTTCCTACTTGCTTACTAGGCTAGTGGTCTAGAAACACCCAGGGCAGGGAATGAGTATGTCACAAAGGCCTAAGGAAAATGTCTAGGGACAGCGACCCTAGGTGTGGTTGAAGTATAGGATGGGAGGGGATGAGCCTCATCCATTCTTAGCAGAAGAATGGTTTCTTCTGGCTCATAAACCTGAGCTTGCCCAGGTCTGCGGATAACCATGAGAGCCTGGTTCTCTGGCCCCTGAGCCACAGGCTGGTGAAACTGGGCAGGTGCCTGGGTTTCAAGGTAGATGGCCGCTCCGGCTGCCTTGGGGGCTCACCAGGGAAGGTCTTGTCAGCAGGAGGTGCCAGGCCTGCCCTCAGCATGCCTTTCCTGGAAAGCCCGAGGCCTGGGGAGCCAGCCCAGCCCGCTTTATGATCCATGCCCCATAAAGGGACAGGAGAACCAGGCTGGGAACCCATTTCCTGTCCATATTGGGAGAGAGGGAATGCTCCAACCTCAAACTGGTCAAGTATCCCTAAGGGAGAACAGGGTCCCCAGCAACAGTCCTGGTTTGAGAAGCCAGGGTCCCAGGTGAAAACCCACAGGGTGGCCACCCACCTTCTGCCTTATCGGCTGTGTTCTCTTCTGCAGAGTCCCCTTGTTTGAGGAATTTGGCCACTTCATTAAAGATCAGGTAGAAGTCGATTGCAAACACAATGGTGGCAAAGAAGCCAAACACCTGTGAGACAGGGGACAGGATGGATGGGACCCATCATCAGAAGCTGGGAGTCCCCGGTCCAAGAGCCCAGGAGAAGTGGAGAAGCTGCCTCCCTGCTTGATATGCTCGGATACGTAGCTCAGAGAGCAAACACACCCCTCCCGGTACCAACAAGAAGGAAAATTAGCTGTTACCTTGGCTCAGCAAACAGCCTTCAAAACTTGGGGCAGATTAAGTCTCCAGTAAGAGGAGTTTGGAATCTCTGAGATCCCCTGTGGGCACAGACTCTGCCCCAGACGTTGAGCATCCAAGGGGCATCTGGGGCTCCATCGGGGTGGGGTGAACTTGAGGGGGCATTGCTGGGCAACCCCCTCCAGGGCTAGGGTGGCTACTCACCCCAGCTGCTTTGGAAGCCCCGTCCGAGTACTTGGCGACAGCTGTGATGGAGATGGCGAAGTAGATGAGAGCGGCTGTGACACAGCGCAGGAAGTCCTAGGGAGAGGTGGGCGTGGTCactgccctgggctcccaggagTGGAGCAGGGCGGGGAGCCCAGACAGGGGCATGGGCTCAGAAGGCTACCAGGTGGCAGGAACGAGGCTGGAACCCACTGTTCCCAGGGGACAATGGGCCCCCCCGCAGGCTGGATACACACCCGGTGCCCTGCAGGTCTGGCACCCCTGGGGCTCCCGCCCTGTCCTGGCCCCATCCTGCACTCCCTagtccttctcccacccccattcctgcCCCTGCCCGGGTGCCCCTGGAGGCTTCCAGCAGCTGGGCTGCCATGTTCCGGGTCCAGCTGGCCATCCCCTGCCCAGTGGACAACAGGACGTGGGCCAGCTTGTAGTTTGCTCTGTGGCTGGGCCCACACGCAGATCTATTTGATGAGAACGATGTGGGAAACCTGGTCAGTTGCTTCTTGCTGGCTCTCCAGTGGGGAGATCTGGCCTTGGGCCTCGCTGTGCCACATACTTGTGGCAGATAACATTTATGTATCATGGTTTCCGCTCACCTGTTCCCAAAATGGGGACACAGGGTGCAGCCCATCAGGAAGCACATTGGATATGAAGCCAAGGAACCAGGGTTCACTCGCAGCCCTTCTGTCCCTTCTCAAACAGCAAAGTTTGAGGTGGGGCTCTGGGGCCTCCTGGGTGACCAGGCAAGCTGCCAGATGGCTGGGGTCTGGCTAAACCCCGCAAGTCCTCATTTAACCTGTCCTGCTCTTGTGGAAATGGCTTGAATTCCTGTGGCCGAGGCTCATTCCGGCCGGCCCGGCTGGGAGCACCAGCGCCACCTGGTGGCCAGTGGCCAGGATGTCAGCTGGAGTTCTCAGCGTCATCCAGACAACCTGCTCTGGGTCAGGTGGCTGCGGAGTGGGGAGTCCGGGCTCCAACCAACTGTAAAGAGCCCCTCCGGCGCACTGAAGAAAGGATGAGGGTCAAAATGCAGccagccccttcctcctgggCCCAGCCCTCACCATCATGGGCCAGCACAAGCCCTGCCATTTGTCATTCAGCTGCATCGCGTCCGCAAAGAGGAAGTAGAGGGCCAGCAGGAACTCCAGCAGAGGCGCCGCGAGGAAGGCGGATGCAGAGGACGCCACATAGCAGACAAAGGTGATGAATGAGAGACCCTGGAGGGGACGGGAGGAAAAATCAGAACCTTTTTTACAacccctggccctgggctctgcagccagggcAAGAGGTTGCTCCAGCAGGGGAGGCGACCTGCCCACAGTCCTGCAGCTGCCAGGATTAGAACCCCATCATGGGGCCCTGGCCCACATGCTTGCTTCCCTCGAGGCCTCTGGGCACAGGTCTGCACCCTGATCCCCGTGCCTGTGCCCTGTCAGGACCCAGTCAGGACGCCCCAGCTTCCCATGTGTATCCAGCCCCCCAGGAGGCTGCCTTCTGCGGCTGCTTACCCAGCCCCCTACCCCAGCAGACTCTATGGCAGAATCCACCCAACTTAGATGGTGCACGACAGGGCAAATCAAACCCAAGCAGTCTCAGAGGCAGCTCATGAAGCAGGAACCACTTCAACAAATGACACCCAACTCCCGAGAATGTGAATGTAGATGAGAAACAATATGCAAAACTTGAATTTAATGATATGCATGATGAAGTGCTCAGAATTGAAATGTACTGATGCAGGTAATTTATTCTGCACGAAAACCTAACAGGTGGACAGACAGAAGGATAAGATGTGTGAGAAAGCAAAGCCGGCAGCAGGTTAACAACTGTACAGTCTAGTTGGTGGCTATATGGGCGTTGACGGTTTAATTCTTTGGGTTTTCTGTCTGCCAGTTCATACGAAGAAAAAACCTCCAGGAGGGGGAGCGTTGACTCTGCCGCTTCAGTGCACGCAGCACTAAGGAACAAGTATCAGCGTCTCCGCAGCCCCGTCCACCTGCTGTGGGTGGGAACCGATGCCCGAAGATGCTGAGGCCCCCTGGCCAGGTCTGCAGACCATAGGAGGCGCTGTTTCCCTGGCCAAGGCCTGAGGCTTGGGCATCCTCACAACCACCCACACATGGGTGCTGCCCACAGCCCACCTCGCAGATCAGAAGACTGAGGGACAGACAGGTGAAGTGAGTTGCTCAGTGTCATGTGGCCAATAAGAAGGCATGGGAATTTGAACCCAAGGCTGCCTGACCACATACCTGTAGTTCTGAGGGAACCCTGCCCTATGGGTGCTGGCCTTTATCTGTCTTGATTTCTGTCACTATGGCTGGGCAGGGTTTGAGCATGTCCATGGCTGAGTAGCTTGGAGTGGGGCCCAGGGGGCCCTGTAGGGACACTGAGATGCCCCACAGGAAACGCTGCGGCTGCTTCAGACAAATGAGCTGCAGAGATCCCAGGGAGTCCCCAAGGCACCCACATCTGCCTTGAACAGGGCCAGGGAAGTAGCCAGGTTCAACCTGAACAGATGggaaattaaggcacagagaggggccTCCCAGGAAAACAAGGCCATGAGACCCTGACCCACCCTGTCCATAGCTCCTGCTGCAAGTCCTGTTCTTGCgtccctccccttcctgtccACCGCCCTCCAAAGCCAGATTCTGGGCAGCCCCCTCTTCATTCCTGTTTCCTCACTCCCTGATTCCTGGTGGCTacttcctcccctttcctgtcCGTCAGCCTCCCCATTTCCTTGGGCCTGGAGGCAGTGAGAGGTGACCAGAGGGAGGCAAGATTGACCAGAGTGGCTCCCCTCGTGATCAACTCTAACCAGTTCTTCCTCCCTACTTCTTCATCCTCCTAGATCTGGATTCCTGACACCCAGCTACACCAAGGGCCTCTTTTGAGGCTGGCTGGAGCAGGGTTGGGGTTGGTGTCCTTCACTGACCTGTGGATTTAAGGCTTCTCTGCAAAAGTGGCTCCCATCCACCTCCAGGCTGGGACTGGGGTGCCAACGAGAGGCGACTCCCTGGAGTGTGGGCTGAGTCCTGGGCCCTTGGTGCCTCACTTGAGAGTTGGGCTGGTGACCTCTGGGCTGACCCCAGGGGCAGAAGAAGTGGCAGGAAGGCCTCCTGCCATCTGCCCTGGGCAGTAGGAAAAAGAGGTCTGGGGCAGAAGCCTCCTTCCTCTGATCCCCACTCTCATCCTTCCCTTACTTGACCCTCAAATCCTGTCAAATTCCCTAGACGTCCTGGCCTCAGCCTTCTTGTCTGCAAAGTGGGAATAACAAGAGGGACAGCCAAACTGCCGGGGATCTAAGTAACAAGAGCTGCTCCTTATCTCGCCTTCCCTAGGCAGGGCCACTTCGTTCCCTTCCCTGCACAGAGGCCCAGCACCAAGCCCCCGCCCCACCCGCGGATGGTGCGGGAGTTGGGAGTTCTCGTAGTGTCCCCAAGACAAAGGCCTGACGGGCCCCGGTGGGGGTTgcgggaaggaggaaggagcttggcgggggcggggcggctggatctgagcaggggaggggaggaggaggatgaagtcACCCCGCTGggctcctgcccccgccccctgcacccGGGGGGAGGGGTCGGCCTGCACACCCCTCACTGTGCGGCCCGGGCCTCACCCAATCCCGGGGGTCCCCTTCCCACTTCCCGCTGTTCCCCGTCTTGGCTGGCCGGAGTCCACCCCGGCCTCCGCCCTGCAGCTCGAGGCCCGGCCGGCCCTCCCAGCGCCCAGGAAAGCAGGCAGGGGCGCGGAGAGCCCACCCTGGCCCCGACTCGGGCGTCGTGAAACACCGAGCCGGCTGATTTCTCCCGGGGCGCAGCCAGGAATGGCGGGAGGGTTTGGGGAGCGGAGCACCCAAGACGGATGCCAGAAGATGCGGGGCCGCAGCCCGTTCCGGGGGCCCAGAGACGGCGGAGgcgcccgaggtcacacagcgcCGGGTTGAGTTTCCAGGGGCCCGCCCGTCGCCTTGGCAGGCCCGGGCCTCAGGCTTCCCGAGCAGCCCCCAACGTTGGGTTAGGGAGCCCGAAGGGCCTGGGTTCGGGCTCCGCCTCGTCTCTGCCTCCCGCGTTCAGAGCTTCGGCGCCCCCCGACGCCTCGGGAAGTGCTCCCAGCTCCGCCCGTCTTCCGCGCCTCCGAGGGCTCGGCTGGGCCCGGGAGTCCCGACGGCGCCTCCGCGGTTCCATGCCCGGGCCCCGCGCCGCACTCACCGACTCGGCCAGCAGGAGGCGGCCTTTGAGCGAGCAGAGGAAGGCGCGCGCCGGCAGGAGGGCGCGGAGCCCCGGCATCGCCGCGCCGGGCTGAGAGCGGCCGGCGCGCGCCGAGGCCGGGTCCGGGTCCGGGTCGGGCTCCTGGTCTGGTGGCCacatggcggcggcggcggcggcggcagggaCCGAGGCGCGCCCCGCTCCTTCACCCCGCGCCTGGGAGGGAAGCGGAAACCCGGGCTATGCGGAAGGAGAAAAAGGCAAGACCCAGGAGCGGGGGCGCAtcccccaccgccccgcccccgccccgcccctcccctcccctcccctcccctcctgcctcgtcccctcctcccctccttagCCGTCTCCGGCTCCGAGCGACCCAGCTCTCTTCTTCcgctcaccctcctcctcctcccttcctcccctccgaCCTAGGTTGCCCCAGCTGCTCCGGGGCCCTCAGGGCGGGAGCGTCCGTGGGACTGGCCTGAGGCCCCCTTACAGCCCCCGCACTCTCCGCACAGCCCTGTCCCGGAGCTCCGAGACCTTTTTGCGTCCCCTGAACGCCCCGTCGGGGCTTCTAGTCTTCTCTGCCTGCCCTGAAGGCTTGAGTACACTCGTGCGTCGTCTAGCTTCCTACCCGTGTCCTTGCTCATGTCCAGGACCCAGGAAGCCAGGCGCCCAAACGGCAAGACCCCTGTTTCGTCCTCCTGCGCTTTTTGTGGAGCTGtcagctccccaccccactccctctttctcccctggCCACCCCTCCCATCTTTGGCCAGCCCGGCCTCCTGTATTGGCTGCCCcagcctgccttctgctccctcttcccATTCATACCTGGGGGACTCCCAGAGGGCACCTGGGCCCCAATGAAGGGCGCTGCCAGCCATCCTTCCCCCCCCACAAGATCTGAGACCGGAGGTTGTCCTTGTTCTCCCTCACCCTCACCGCCAGT
Coding sequences:
- the CMTM3 gene encoding CKLF-like MARVEL transmembrane domain-containing protein 3 translates to MWPPDQEPDPDPDPASARAGRSQPGAAMPGLRALLPARAFLCSLKGRLLLAESGLSFITFVCYVASSASAFLAAPLLEFLLALYFLFADAMQLNDKWQGLCWPMMDFLRCVTAALIYFAISITAVAKYSDGASKAAGVFGFFATIVFAIDFYLIFNEVAKFLKQGDSAEENTADKAEEENSDSDSD